CGGACTGCTCGTCCCTGATAGCAGTTGCTCTACCACCTGCCGTTTCAGCTCCACACTGAACTTCCGTTTCGGATTCATGGCACCATCCTTTCCTCGTATCAAAATACCAATCCGTGCCAAATCCTCCTAACCTTTTGTGTCCAGTCTCAGGGGTGCAGTCCAGTGACACCTAATGATTATTATTTCGCCGGTCAGGCTGACCCTTGGAATCAATGGGGAATGTCGAATGTCAGTGATCATGATATTGATGCTCCCTGCGCTTGGCAGATTAACGCGGGTAGTCCAAGTGTAACGGTGGCGGTCTTGGATGGTGGTGTCCGTTACTACCATAAGGACCTGGGTGGTTCTGCCTGGCCCACCACCAGCGGAAATATCTGGATCAACCCTGGTGAAATCAAAGGGAACGGTATTGATGACGACGGCAATGGGTATGTTGACGATTGGATTGGCTGGGACTGGGTTACCGGCGTCAAAGGCTGCAAGAAAGGAGAAGATTGCAGCACGGCTGATAATGACCCCAAGGATTTTGGTGGCCATGGAACACACTGCGCCGGTATAGTCGCGGCAATGACGAATAATGCCATCGGTGTTACCGGTGTGGCCGGCGGATGGGGAAATGGAACCTCCGGTTCGGTGGGAAACGGCTCGAAAATCATGTGCTTGCGTATCGGCTGGCTTTCTACCGGCGGAGTCGGATATGTTCGGATGGACTTTGCCGCTCAGGCTTTCTATTATGCTGCTAACAAAGGCGCCAAAGTGGCCAGTTGCAGCTGGGGTTCCTCGAACACGAGCGGACTGGGCGCGGCGATTGATTATGCTGTAAGCAAAGGCGTTCTGGTTGTGCATGCTGCCGGAAATAGCAACAATGAAACTCAGGATTATCTGGCCACCCGCGCCGATGTGGTCGATGTTGCGGCCACCGACAAGAATGACCTAAAGGCCAGTTTTTCCAGCTATGGCACATGGGTCGATGTTTCCGCACCAGGTGTCGATATTGTCAGTACCTATCACAATTACAGCGACCCGGCCAATGATTATTTCGCCGTCATGAGCGGAACCTCAATGGCTGCACCCATGGTGTCGGGGTTAGCTGCACTGATCAAATCGCAATACCCGACCTACACCTGGTTGGATATCCATAGCCGTCTTGAAAGCACGACCGACAATATCGATGCGCTCAATCCAACTTATGCGGGAAAACTTGGGACAGGAAGAGTTAATGCTTGCCGGGCAATCGGCGGTAATCCTGTACCAAAAGATACGCCGGAGCTAAGTGTCCCCAGAGAATTCTCATTATATCAGAATTATCCTAATCCCTTCAACCTTGGGACCAATATCTCTTTCTATCTTCCGCAGCGCTTGCAGGTAAGCCTGAGTATCTATAATATTCTCGGTGAGAAAGTAAAAACGCTCATCAGCGGTGACATTGCCGCAGGCTCGCACGCGATCACTTGGGATGGCACTAATGATGCCGGTTCGGTGGTCGGCACCGGTATCTATTTGTATAAAATGACCGCCGGTGATAAGAGTGTTACAAAAAAGATGAGTCTGTTGAAATAATTATCAGGAGAATTTAATTTCACAGAGGCCGTCAGATATTTGCTGACGGCCTTTTTGTTCTTATGCTTTAATTATCTCTATTTAAGCGCGGCGGGGCTTTCCATTAGGATGCTCATTATTAGATTGGTCTTGGTGAGAGAGGCAAAAGATGAGTGCCAAGCAGAACAGAGACGCGGAATTTGTGGGCGAGGCGACACCGGCCAATTTTTGCCATGACGTGCCTGTCATGGTACTTGAACAACGGAAACGAATCAAGACAAAAGCGCTAAGATGAGGGACGCTTTCTTAAGCCGCATTTTCGATAATCCAGTTGCGGAAATCGTCTCGTAGACCCCGCCACTATCGCAAAACATTGTTAAACATTCGCTTACGCTTTTCCAGAGCATTCAATACACAGAACTAAAGCCATTGTAGTTAGATTTCTCTATTGCCTAACTGAATATGAGAAAGCAATTGCGCTGAGACAAACTATATCTTAACTTGAAGCATCAACTTGTCCGAATTGTTTGACGACATACACGGTATATGTCGTCAAACAATTCGGACAGTGGCCTCTAAAAGTTAAGACATACTTTATCTGATAGCAACCGCTTTTCGATAGATTTCTCTCCTTTTCTGATTTGTTTCCCTCTTTATCTGATACCGTTGATGATTGATCAGTTGACGCCAATTCCCAGCTCTTACATTCTGAATGTATCAATTGGAGTGCAATGTGCCAACAGAAATTATAGGCCTTTCGGTCTATTGTCCCCTTTTCGTTGTTATCCCGGCAGCAATGAAGATGCTCCACAAGCTTTCAACGTTGGAGTCTTAGTTTTCAGAAGCCTAAGCGGGTAAATTGTACCTATGGGGGGGTATAGATTACCTCTCGGCCAACACGCTCGCCTGATAGGGCATTCCCTCCCATCTGACCAACTAAGAAAAAAGGGACGACCTTACTTGTTCCGTCAGGTCCTTAATTCCCCTGTCGACAACGGGGGAATGGTGACCTGACGGTTTCCTTTCACTACTCTTCTCCGAGCCGTCAGCTTTGCAGCACAGAATCCCGAAGGGTTTTGCGAAAAATTTGAAGGTCAATGACCCCTTAGGGTTTTGACATTGCGCCGCAGGCGCAAATTTCTGCTTCCCGTTTCAAAATCCCCATCGAACCGATGGTGAATTGGGTCCTCCCCCTATAATGGAAAGCACGGCTATTTATATGTCTAAAGTAAAAAAGCAAATTATCGCCGATTCAACTGTCAAAAACGGTCACCGGTCTGGCACTTGCCCCAAAATGGCTGCAAGACCACTGCAAAATATAACAAAAACGAAGAAACGAACTCCCCCCGCCCCACCCGCCCATTCCAGTCTAACCTCTTGTCCCACAAACAAAAATGCCCACTACTTGCGCGGCAACCTTCAGGGCTTGTTGAAAAGTCTGCCCGTCTCTTTCCCCCTCATTGCGCCGGTCGCCGCACCAAATCCCGGCCAGGCCAATGCCGCGTACATTTTAAAAATCGAAGAAACAAACCCATTTTGCCACGCCCGGCATTCTCACCCAACCCATTGCTTCACATGCATTTTACGTCAAAATCAGTCTATCCGCAACCGGCCCCAAAAATTCACAAACAAAACCAATTTTGTCATTCTTTTGGTGCACATACGGTTGGCTCATTTTTGGGCGGGTCTGTTCCTGTTTACCGAAAGGCGTATTCCGGCAACTTCCTGTGGGGTAATATGTTAAGCGTGAATGTCTTAAGACTTCGCCCAGCGCCGGGTGGCCCACCCCGCCTGAGGCGGGTGGTGGGTTTTCGGCCTGCCGTAAAAAGACGATATAATCGCGCCTTAATGTATCACCGTCACGCCCCGGCTCTCAAGACTCGGAATGTGAGTATTAACCGATGTCGCGGAAAGAGGATTCCCCAGCACGTAAACCGTATCATTCATCCCCAGACCGCTATTGGTCACCAGTGGGCCCAGGTCAGCAATATTGTTGAAATTTAACATTAATATATGAAGGTTAATTAATCCCGCAATCGCCGTGATATCGGCCACGGTATTATCGCTGAGTATAAGTCTCTCGGTATTTACCAGCCCGGCCAGGGGGGTAATATTCGTAATCTTGTTCTGGAAGAATTGTACGTCACGTAACTTGATCATATCGGTCAGAGGAGATAGATTGGATATCGAGTCGCCGGACATGTAGATCGCTATAGCATTGGTGCAATACTCGACTCCACTCAGGTCCTTTATCCCTCTATTGTTACCCTCCACCAAAATCAGCGACATCAGGTCAAGCCTATATATGGCGCCGGTGGGCTTCGGGATAAGGTTTCTTATGGCGGACTCGAGATTAGAGTCGGGGAAGGTGACGGCAAAATTGGTGAAACAGGTGCCGGCCACGCAATTGGACTGTCCCGACCAGTTCCCCGCCTCATCACCGACCTTGAGGGCAAAATAGTAAGTGGAATCTTTAATAAGACCTTTGACAATAATACTGTCGGTCTGCCCGGCAGGCCGCGGTTTCGGCGCGCCGGTGACCTTTGATGTACTATCCCAGTTCGACCCGTTGATCCAGTCATCGTAACCGCGAATATCATAGTAACTCGCGGTGCCGGTACTGCTGTCATCGCCGGTGGCCGTCCAGTTTAAGGTGATAGAACTGTCGGTAACCGCGACAACTCTAAGGTCCAAAATATTGTATGGTGTATTACCATCGTCAGCATCAGAACCGCTGCCGGTTTTAGAGCAAGATATCAGATACAGCGTCAACGCGACGGCAATGGTAGCCAGAACCGATGCGAGCCTGAGTGTCCTCATAAGCAACCTCCTGTGATGATATAACCTGTAGTCAGAATTTAAGAACCAGCTATAAACACCAATATAATAAATCCGGATAAAAGGATATAGAAGAAAAAATGGCCTTACAAACAATAGATAAATATATCAGAGAAAATGCATATAACGGTACTGCCGAATAAAACCGAGGCAGGAAATCCCGATTTCCGGGTGTGAGATAATAAACATTCGCGGGTCGGCACTATTGAAGCGAGAGCGCCCGGGACTCATCTTGATGGCTTATTCGCAGCGGTCGAAAGAAAACTGCTCGAGATAACCTTATGAGCAGATCAAATTCTTACAAGCCGATTGAACCCGCCAAGATTATCGGCATATAATGGCCGCTGTGCTCTATAAAAGCCCCGGCTATTCCAATTTATCGATTACCTTTTCGATCTTTTCTCTGATTCTTTTGTCCATCAGCCATTTGTCAACCTTCACAACCTGACTGACCACGGTCGTTTTCTGCAGATATTTGTCAATCTTTGAGGTCATGAAAAGACCGAGATTTAGCACGACCATAACTATTATCAGAAAGATCAGGCCGTTCAATAATGCCCCGAGCAGAGAATTGGCGAGCCCCACGACCGATAGATTGAGAATTTTCGTGAGCCATTTCCCGATAAAGTGAAGTATCATAATGGTCAGAAGGAAAATGACCACAAAACATGCGGCGGTGGTTATGCCTTCATTGAATAAACGGAAACCAAGCAACTGAGCCAGATCAAAGCTGAAATATGAGGCGGCAAAAAAACCGGCGGCAAATGATATCAACCAGATGATTTGATTGACGAGCCCTTTCTTAAATCCTTTATAGATAAAAATAATGCCCACCACCAGTAGCACCAGATCCCAGAAATAAAGATGCCAATCCATTTCATGTTCTCCTGAAAATATGTTTTATGCGGAAATATTCCGACATATCCATACGGCACAGAAAGCCGCCTGGTCGGATCCCTAATTCATAAACGGAGATAGATCCTCAGGCGATTGTATGCAATTTATGCAGAGACGGCAGAATTTGCAATATTGAAACTCTAAAGAGCAAAGGTAATTTTCCACTCCGGAACAGCAAACTCCACAGGCGGCGCTGAATTTTTCGGAATTATAAGCCATGTTTTAGACATCCCTGGTGATCCTGACTTCTTTTCCCTGATTCATCATGGCAGTACTCCGTGTTGAAAGTGCCCTCTGAATATACTCATGCCCGAGAAATATGTGAGTTATGAGATAAGTTCATCAACCGGGTGAAGGCCGGCGAATATTTGATGCCGGGACAGCGATCAAAGTATGCATAGAATGAAAAGCCTCGAGTAATTGGATTGATCCCCGGCTGGCTGTCTCCGAATTCGGGAATATACTGCTGCTCATTTATTGCCATCCGCTTCTGTCCGTGCCGGGCTGATTGCTCTATGGTCTCATAAATCAGATAGTTGGAACTGTCTGTTTTTGCTACAGCAAATGAATAAAAATATCTATAGAACGCTCCTCTATTGTCCGAATATTACATAAAGGAATATGGCCATATTATGAAAGTTATCGGTCAAGAGAAACAACAGAAAATCAGGCGGAAAGCATCAGCCGCCTTGCTCGTTTGCGATTCGCGCACGGGAACTCCGATCGGCCGGATTCTGGATATGTCGGCCAGAGGGATGAAACTGGTCAGTTCGGAACCGGCCATGGTGCGCCGGATTTACTACTGCCGGATACCGTTGAAAAGAAAAATTGACGGCTGCAGCGAGATTTTTCTTGATGCCGAATGCCGCTGGTGCCGGAAATCCGAGGAAACCGGTCAATATAATTCGGGATACATTATCAGATTTCCCTCCCCCAAAGATGCCGGAATAATCGGCAAATTAATTCATTCATGGATGGCCGACCAAGCCAATTTTATGAATGCCCGGCATACAACAACTGCAGGCAAAAGCCAGGCCAAATAGGCCGGGACTTTCCGGCGCAATTGAAGTCATTGACCCGAATCCTCTCTGCGCCTCTTGAAAAATTCCTCCGCCGTCAGCAGGTAGGAAGGATGATCCAAACCGGTCGGGGCATAAAACTGATTATTTATATATCGAAAACCCAGCTTTTCCAGCGCCCGCCGGGAGGGTTCGTTTTTGGGATGATGGCCGGCAAACAAAGCGGTCGCCTTAAGGTTTTTGAAAGCATGCTCCATTACCGCATAGGCCGCTTCACGGGCGAGTCCCTGTCCCTGATATGCTCGTCGCAAATGAAACCCAATTTCGTAGATTCGCTGATCCAATTTGTAAGGTCGCAACCCGCAGCAACCGACATGTTCGCCGCTTGAGAGAAGGAATATCGGCCAGTACTGAACCCGATGCGCTTTCATATTGGCAATTTCGGCGGCCAGCCGTTCCCGAATCTGCTCTTCAGAGAACGGTCCCCCGATGAGTCCGGTGACTTCGGGATCGCCCCATAGCCCTATGGCCAGATTGAGATCGGTTCCCGACCATAACTTAAATCCGAGGCGTTCTGTCTCCAAAAAAAACATAATCGGTCCAGAGCTTTAGTATAAACTACATTGTTTCCGGAATCAATAAAAGAAGCTATGCAACGATGTCCCCGTATTTCATTTCACCATCGGTCTCTAACTTCAGAGACTTCTGTGCCCCTCTTGCAAAGTGCGCCGCGCCAAGGCCGGCATCTGCCGGCAGACCGAATTGATATGAAATTAATTTGAAACCGGAACGCGCGTGCTCTCATCCAGCAGGCGGCATCCCTCAAGCAGTATCGATTCGTTGGAGAGGTCATTGTTTGGTTCGGGGAGATCGGCTTCCGTGACCGGTTCGATCGCCCAGGTGCCGCTTTTCCACTCCAGCGCCCGGTGAATGGCCTTTTCCCCTTTAAGCTCACCCATCTGGGCAAATGTAATCTGCCCCTTGAACAGGTACATCAACAGGGAATCCCGGGTACCGTCATCCGGTTTGACCGTAATCCGGGTGGTGCGCAGGCTGGGGCCCAGCGCCTGAAGCAGATCGATCAGATTCATGTCCGACAAATTACCCCTCGAGCCAGTCTGCGACGGTATCGCCTCTTGCCCCTTTTCAGGAAACGCCTGCAACTCCGCCCGGGTTTTCTTTAGTTTGACCATGAGGACATCGATGCTGCCCTCCAGGTCACTAATATCCTCGATTCCCATTTCCAGCAACGGCGCCATATGGTCGACGAATATTCCCTTGACCATTAAGAAAATCGGCATGCTGCTTATATTGATTCCCTTGCTCGAAAGGCGCTGCAGTGTCTTGACAATACCGCGGGGCAGCGAATAGTGCCGCATAATGACAATATCCGGTCGTCGCCGCTTGCAGGTTGCCACAAACGACTCGAGCGACTCGGTCGCGATCGGCTGGAAGCCTTCATTCTTGAGCCGCGTTTCCAAAGGATAAATGCGATCGGGGCGGTCAGAGTAGATCAGAACACGTCCGGCCTTCTCGGCCTCGATCTCCTTTGGTATCTCATCCTCCAGCATGGCGATAAAAGCCTCAACGACCTCTTTCAAGAACAGCTTGCCGGTCAGGTAGCTCAGTTCCCGCCCGATGGTCTGGAATCTATCACGAGTCAAATCCAGTTCAAAATGAAGGGTGTCACAATACAGGTCCACCACAGTCAATATGTTTGCACCTATCAGTTCGAGCGAGGGCTTGCGGCAATCCTTCTTTTCCAGGCTGCAGTACATCGAACGCAGTATGCCGACCACAAGCGGCTGTTCGTTCAGAAGCCGCAGCGACTTGGCCCCGGCATCGGCAATGCTCTTGAAACCGCCCGGGCTTTGGTCGGGATGCCGCAGCTTCGCCAGACTGTGAATATCCTCTGCGGCGGCCACCAATTCCTTGTCTGCGGTCGGTAATTCCATGCGATTGCAAAGGCGGAGCACATATTTCCGGGCCCTGGTATGGAGATCCGCGGAGACCTTTTTCTTTATGGTCAGAAGAATTTTGGTATCGGGCGACTTGCTTTTCAATCGTTTTACCAGTGGCAGGAAGGACTCTGAACTATCCTGAGAGGTCAGGCCCGAACCCGATCCGGTTAAAACCTCCGGCCATATTTCAGGAATCGCCTTGCTGTACTGGTCAAGACAGGCAATAACCATTTTCTCTTTGATAAAAAGGGCATAGAAATCAATGTTGGCCGCCATTTCGACGGCATTCTCGGAGGAGTCGGTTAGAGCCATTTCAAAACTGTCTTTGGTCAGAATTGTCGTCACAATCGGACCTGTGAAGCAGATGTGCGACCGGGATTGATCACCCGCCTCGGTTCCGGCTGCCTCCGATTTGTCCTCGCCGGCGTGTTCCGGGTGGCTGCTTTGCTTTCCGGTTGTTTCCCCGAATTCCACGGCCGGATCAATCTGAGATTCGAGACTTATATCCCGTGTTTCCGGATTTTCACCGGCCTGAGGCTTCTTTTGTTCTTTTGTCATAAATTCTATGGCGACTCATTTTTTGGCATTCCATTGCCCGGCCAAATATTGAAAATAACCAATCTAAAGGCCTATCTATCATTGTCGGATTATTCCGAAAACGCTTGAGTCGGGTTAAATTGAAGAGATTTTGTCAATTGCGCAATCTCACCGGGTGAAATCCATGGCTCAAAAGCCACCATTTCTACCATAAACCTATCAATTTTCAGGTCATTGGGTTATAACCGCCGGAGATGCAGAGAATGATTTCAGCAGGCCGAAATATCAGGGATATCAGAAAACAGGATTATGCTTCAGGCGACCGTGATTTTAAACCGACAACGTTTCCCGCCCATCAGGACCGAATCGACCAATTCCACCTCGACCGGACGATTTAGATACATCTCATGCATCTCCTTTACGTAACCCACCGAACATATACAATATGTGGCCGATAGTCCTTTTGGTTTGGTTTCGACCAGAGGGCAGAGACAGGCGCTTTCATCAGAGGGTAAGCCGGTTTCGGCCGCGGACATGTATTGAAAATGGATAACTTTCCCGTCAACCTGATATGATTCGTCCTTCACATTATTTTTTACCCATGATGCAAACTGCTCCAGAGTGACAGGCTTAAGCACCTGTTTGGTATCTTCAATCCAGTTCCGGTAACAGGCCTTTCCATTGGCCATCATCAATTGCCTTCTGGTTTTCTCATCAAGAGTGCTGTCCATTACGGCAAAGAATCGCTTCACCCATTGCTCGGCGAATTTGATTCGCTCTTCCGATCGCGGCTTTTCAAGCTGCTGGGATTTCTGCTGATCCGATTCCTGGGCATGAAGATTATCAAATCCTCCCACAATTGTGCAAAGGCATGTCCCGAGGCAGCATTTACCCACATTGCTCAGGAACTCTTTCCGGTCCATTGATATGTCA
This region of Candidatus Zixiibacteriota bacterium genomic DNA includes:
- a CDS encoding S8 family serine peptidase — translated: MSNVSDHDIDAPCAWQINAGSPSVTVAVLDGGVRYYHKDLGGSAWPTTSGNIWINPGEIKGNGIDDDGNGYVDDWIGWDWVTGVKGCKKGEDCSTADNDPKDFGGHGTHCAGIVAAMTNNAIGVTGVAGGWGNGTSGSVGNGSKIMCLRIGWLSTGGVGYVRMDFAAQAFYYAANKGAKVASCSWGSSNTSGLGAAIDYAVSKGVLVVHAAGNSNNETQDYLATRADVVDVAATDKNDLKASFSSYGTWVDVSAPGVDIVSTYHNYSDPANDYFAVMSGTSMAAPMVSGLAALIKSQYPTYTWLDIHSRLESTTDNIDALNPTYAGKLGTGRVNACRAIGGNPVPKDTPELSVPREFSLYQNYPNPFNLGTNISFYLPQRLQVSLSIYNILGEKVKTLISGDIAAGSHAITWDGTNDAGSVVGTGIYLYKMTAGDKSVTKKMSLLK
- a CDS encoding CvpA family protein, with product MDWHLYFWDLVLLVVGIIFIYKGFKKGLVNQIIWLISFAAGFFAASYFSFDLAQLLGFRLFNEGITTAACFVVIFLLTIMILHFIGKWLTKILNLSVVGLANSLLGALLNGLIFLIIVMVVLNLGLFMTSKIDKYLQKTTVVSQVVKVDKWLMDKRIREKIEKVIDKLE
- a CDS encoding PilZ domain-containing protein, with amino-acid sequence MKVIGQEKQQKIRRKASAALLVCDSRTGTPIGRILDMSARGMKLVSSEPAMVRRIYYCRIPLKRKIDGCSEIFLDAECRWCRKSEETGQYNSGYIIRFPSPKDAGIIGKLIHSWMADQANFMNARHTTTAGKSQAK
- a CDS encoding GNAT family N-acetyltransferase; translation: MFFLETERLGFKLWSGTDLNLAIGLWGDPEVTGLIGGPFSEEQIRERLAAEIANMKAHRVQYWPIFLLSSGEHVGCCGLRPYKLDQRIYEIGFHLRRAYQGQGLAREAAYAVMEHAFKNLKATALFAGHHPKNEPSRRALEKLGFRYINNQFYAPTGLDHPSYLLTAEEFFKRRREDSGQ
- a CDS encoding DUF4388 domain-containing protein codes for the protein MTKEQKKPQAGENPETRDISLESQIDPAVEFGETTGKQSSHPEHAGEDKSEAAGTEAGDQSRSHICFTGPIVTTILTKDSFEMALTDSSENAVEMAANIDFYALFIKEKMVIACLDQYSKAIPEIWPEVLTGSGSGLTSQDSSESFLPLVKRLKSKSPDTKILLTIKKKVSADLHTRARKYVLRLCNRMELPTADKELVAAAEDIHSLAKLRHPDQSPGGFKSIADAGAKSLRLLNEQPLVVGILRSMYCSLEKKDCRKPSLELIGANILTVVDLYCDTLHFELDLTRDRFQTIGRELSYLTGKLFLKEVVEAFIAMLEDEIPKEIEAEKAGRVLIYSDRPDRIYPLETRLKNEGFQPIATESLESFVATCKRRRPDIVIMRHYSLPRGIVKTLQRLSSKGINISSMPIFLMVKGIFVDHMAPLLEMGIEDISDLEGSIDVLMVKLKKTRAELQAFPEKGQEAIPSQTGSRGNLSDMNLIDLLQALGPSLRTTRITVKPDDGTRDSLLMYLFKGQITFAQMGELKGEKAIHRALEWKSGTWAIEPVTEADLPEPNNDLSNESILLEGCRLLDESTRVPVSN
- a CDS encoding DUF6144 family protein; translation: MSDISMDRKEFLSNVGKCCLGTCLCTIVGGFDNLHAQESDQQKSQQLEKPRSEERIKFAEQWVKRFFAVMDSTLDEKTRRQLMMANGKACYRNWIEDTKQVLKPVTLEQFASWVKNNVKDESYQVDGKVIHFQYMSAAETGLPSDESACLCPLVETKPKGLSATYCICSVGYVKEMHEMYLNRPVEVELVDSVLMGGKRCRFKITVA